The Setaria viridis chromosome 6, Setaria_viridis_v4.0, whole genome shotgun sequence genome includes the window AGCAAGTGGTTGGTTCTATGGTGTTTCAGGCACTTTTAATTAGCAACATGATTTGCTAAGACCATTCTTAGCCTACTGTCAGATTTTTTGCGTAATCTACTATGGTGAGCCCAAGACTTCAAGTCCGTGCAGTCAGAAGTCAATCATGCAGCTCGTCTATGTTGGCGATCTACGCCAGCTCCATCTGGACCACCGGTACTTGATATATTGGTCCTCTGTTGGATGATTTGCAACTTTCTTGCCTTGTTCCTATGCCGGAGGAAAGGAAGATGGATGTGCGTCTTTACATGGGCCTAAACCTCATTTCCATCATTCTGTATTCATGAATGGGCCTTTACATGGGCTAAGAGCCTATGACTTGTGTATGGGCTGCCTTAGAAATCTGAGAGAAGCAGCAACCGTAGGATGGAAACGGGAGGCATCCGAGAATGGTAAAGTTAGTCCGGACTTTGCTTGAGGACGTTAGAGAATCTGCGCCGCATACTTACACCTTCGCTAGTTTACAGTAAGGACAGGGGCGGAACCAGTAGAGAGATCTACACCcaataattttgcaaaaaaaaaatcacttagTATGTGTAGACACAAGAGGTATACATGTAACTGTGTCAAAGCGTGTTTATTTGAGCCCAAAGGGAAATAGACCTATGGCCCTATGGGCCGGCCAGTTGTCTCTTCCACGATCTGTAGCCTGCGCCCCCGATGCCCTCTAATTCCTGTTCCTAATCCGCTTACTTGTGGCACTAGTCGCTACGTACCTATGCCTGACGCGACTCCTTGCGCAGCGTTGCGCCGCAAGTCAAGATCCCGCTGGTGCTAAACGACTGCAAGATCGAGCAAGGACAGCTTGAAGCTGTTGGCGGCGTGCAGTGGAACCAGGGAGCTGGATTTGGTGCTTGAGGAGGTGGAATCGGATGCTGTGTAGCTTGGATTGGAAAGCTCGCACTCATTGAATTTGGAGAGGGAGGAAACGAGCGGAGGATTTTGTGATGCTGTGCTGCCGGTGCCTGCTCTGCTATGCTTCTTGCTTCCTTGCCGAGAGAAAGCGCTCGGAATGGGAGGAGCGGGAGAAGGCAATATGGTCATTTTGCAGTGTGTCGTGGGGAAAGCCGCATTTTCACCGCGGGCAATAAGCAAATTCGATGAGTAAGAATGTGTTGTGTACAAATTAGATATTTCTAAATGTCTCACAAAATAATACACAAAAATACCTAACGACATTGAAGGAACTTACCTTTAGTTTACATGAATCTTTATATGCCATGATTAGTTCGCTAATACCTATGTACACCTAATCTTAAATACCTACTGAGTAAAGGATATGATAAAGCAACAGGAAGCCGATCAACCATGCATGTGCTGCGGTGTCTGACAGTACCGGAGCCTCGTGCAATGTGAGATGTCTGTGTTTGCAGCGCCCTCCGTGCGGGTCGACGACCCCTTTCAAATCGCAGAAACTGGCGCCAAAAACTGACGCTCATCTTGGCTCCGCGCGTGCTtctccacggactaaagtttagttcgtgtcatatcgaatgtttagatattaattaggagtattaaatataagttaattataaaattaattgcataaatgaaggttaattcgcgagacgaatctattaagcctaattagtccatgatttgatcatgtgatgctacatatgtgctaatcatggattaattaggcttaatagattcgtctcgcgaattagctatggtttatacaattagttttataattagttcatatttagtccttctaattggtatccaaatatccgatacgactcgaactaaaaattaatccatagatccaaacacccctaattgTCGGAGCAGTTGAGGTCTTGTAGGTCAACGTTAGTCAATCACAAGACACTCTTCTCCATGTCTGCTTTACTACTACTGTGCCGAGCAGGCACGCACCTTCCCCCGATGCTGCCTCGAGGTCACGGGCACGGGCCATGGCTGCCTCGACTGTCGACAAGGAAATGGAGAACACctgcaaaggaaaaaaagaaggaacCCGTAAAACACGGCACCCAGCTTTATCCTGCCTGAGTAAACAGCACGAGCTGCACTGATGCTCCACTCATACTGTCAGTCACCTCTCACTCTCACACACCCACTGTAGCTGCCAGCCTGCCACTCGGACTCTCGGTGAGAACTTAGCAAGGGATTGACAATGCCGTCGGTGGGGGGTGTCGAGGAAGAAGAGCCCAGGGACTCATCGGAGTACAAGCTCCGGAAGCAGCTCCTGCTGCTGGCCGCGCTCGTGGTCAGCGTCACCTACGTGGCAGGGCTCACTCCGCCAGGCGGAGTGTGGCAGGACGATGGGCCTGGCGTCAACGCTGGAGGCCCCGTCCTCCGGATCACGCACCGCCGCCGGTTCCTCTCATTCTACTACTGCAATTCCACCGCGCTCGCCGCGTCGCTCGtggtcatcttcctcctcctcctcaagaaCCCCACCAGGATACAGCTCGCCGTGCTGCGGCTGGTCATGGTGCTCGACCTGCTCGGCCTCATGGGGGCCTACCTCGCCGGCAGCTGCGGCGACAGGCCCGCCACCGTGTACGCCACGGCGCTGGTGCTCGCGCTGTCGGCCTACGTCGGCGTCCACATCCTCCAGGGCTTGTCGCACTCCCAACCCCCACCAGCGCCGGTGGAaagcgtcggcggcggcgaggaggagaatctccggcgacgcgccgccgcgtcctccagCGTCCTCAAGCCCAAAGAACGGTGCAAGGTCTTGCTGCTGCTCGCCACCTTCACCACGGCCCTCACCTATGTCGCCGGCCTGAATCCGCCCGGCGGCTTCTGGGACACGCTggacggcggccggcgtggaggCTACCGACCCGGCGACTCTCTCGTCGAGGTGCACCACCGCGGCCACTTCAGGATGTTCTTCTACTGCAACACAACCGCGTTCGTCGCGTCGCTCTTCATCATCGTGCTCCTCCTGGACAAGAAACTCAGCGCCAGGACGGCGCGGTCATTCGCGCTGCACGTGTTCGTCCTCAGCGCGCTGCTCGGCCTGTTGGCGGCCTACGACGCCGGTAGCTgccgagacgccaactgcagtGTCTATGTCGTCAGCCTGTTCGGGGCAGTTCTCGCGTTCATCTTCCTCACAATGGTGGCTATCATCTCACTGAAGGGCCTTTGTGCCGACCCGGCACCGGAATCTAACAACAATAATCGGTATGTTGTCACTACACTAGAAATGATTTACGCTGACACCTAGATTTTTGGGTGCTGGCAAACGGATCGATGCAGTTGGAATAATCAGTTCACTTCACCTGTGTACATCTTGCAAATAATGTGCTAGTGTCCACGACGATGAAGCGACATCACCGGCGACCTCAAATGCACATGGCAGCGTCGTCAACAATGCAGGAGAGGTGAGCACAGCCAACACGATCGAGAAAAAGGCAATAAAGAAGGTGAAGTCTCTCGTTCTGCTCCTTGCCAATCTCGCGGCGACCGTCACCTACCAGGCAGGTCTGGACCCGCCGGGTGGCTTCTGGCCTGACGACGGCGAGGGGCACCGCGCCGGCGACGCGATACTCCTGTCGAAGGATCCGGCGCGCTACAAGGCCTTCTTCTACTGCAACTCGGCGGCCTTCGTGGTGTCCCTGGTAGTCATCCTCATGGTCCAGAACGTGAGGCTGGTCAAGAGCCACACCTTGCTGGTGGCCATGATGCTGGACATGTTCGCCCTCATCGGAGCCTACGCCGCCGGGAGCTGCCGTGACCTCAGGACCTCCGTCCATGTCGTGGCCCTCGCCGGTGCCGTCCTCGCCTACGTTCTGGTACACGTCCTGTTTTTCACGCTTCGGGCAACCGACTCCGACGGCACGGTGCCGGAGAAGAAGCACAAGCGGCTGCTCTTGGTAGCGATCCTGGTCGCCACCATCACTTACCAGGTTGGTCTGACGCCGCCGGGCGGATTCTGGATCGAGGAGAACCTCCGCCTCGgacgccacgccggcggcgccgtcttGCTTGACAAGTACCCGCGCCGCTTCGAGGTCTTCTTCTACTGCAACACGGTGAGCTTCATGGCGTCCATCgcgctcatcctcctcctcgtcaacCCCAACCTCTCCCGCCTCGCCATACGGTGCTACGCGCTGTACGCGTGCCAGGTGGCCAGCCTGTTTGGTCTCATGGGCGCTTACGCTGCCGGCAGCGCCCGGAGGCTTCGGACATCAATCTTTGCGCTCGTGCTCGTGGTCCTGGTGATTGCCTTCTTCGTCGCGAACATCATCGTGTTCAGATTGTTCAAAACGAGGACGTCGTCGGCTTCAGCGGATGCGCCGGCAGcggcagaggaagaagaacctACGACAGCCAGAGATGCCGAAGAGACGGAGTACCGCGACGAGGTGTACGCCAAGCGCAAGTACCTGATGCTGCTCGGGATCCTCGCCGCGAGCGTCACATACCAGGCCGGCCTAGCGCCGCCGGGCGGCCTGTggcaggacgacggcggcggcactcAGCAGCGAGAGGCTGGGAACCCGGTGCTGCACGACACTGACCAGCGCCGCTACCACGTGTTCTTCTACAGCAACTCCACCTCCTTCGTCGCGTCGGTGGTCGTCATCGCGCTTTTGCTGCAGCAGATCCTGCGGCGGCACCGCCCGGAGAATCACGAGCTGCTCCTGCTCGCCACGAACACTGCCGTCGTGCTGGATCTGCTGGGCCTCCTGGCGGCCTACGCGGCCGGAAGCACCAGGGAGTGGGGGAACGTCGCCGTGTTGCCTGTTCTTGTTCTGATTTTCATGGCGATCCACGTCGCGGTTTGGTTGTTCGGTGAGAGACGACGATGCAGCcaaggtggtggcggaggaagTGCGAGCGGCCGGATGGAAGAACAAGTAGTAAATGGTCATGATCAGTCTTCCCATGTTGAGAACGTTTAGATTATTAGTTCTTACCCTGGCGGTGTCATGTGCACGCTTGGCTGCAGAGTTGTGTTTATAATCCTAAGGGCTTATGTGGAGGTTGCAAGACGGGTTTTAATGAATTGTGTTCTTCATTTTAAgcaatgaacaaaaaaaaacccaacCTCCTGCATCATCAGATGCACACAACataagaaaatgttgaattttcGCCACGTACCGAGCTTCAAGATTAAGGGAATAAAATAAATTAGCACTTAGCCTATTATAAAACTTTTCTCAGTTCATGAGAACCAATACCATGGCAAGAGCTTCTAAAGAGTTGCTCTCGCGCCACTATGTTTGTTCTCGATCTTTTTCCTCATCCTCCTGCAACTATCTTCTCTGTAAATAACCTGCATAAGCATGGTATCCTTTGGTTTGTTCAAAATGTCATACTGGCCCCATTATTACCAAAAGCATATTCTCAAAAGGTAGATTTGTAGTCCAAATTGGCTTCATGCCTAGAGCTAATCTATAGGATTCCTGTTAGGCACCTAGTGTGGAACAAAGGATTGAGCATGTCAAGGTTTTTTTGAATATTGTCCCAATATAGtagtagtgtttttttttcgaactgcgcaggagaaaaaaaaagtataggaACACCACACACACCCActctaaaactaaaacagacgtgccacaaactgatcATGTAGTAGTGTAGTTCAAACATTAATATTTCCTTTCAGAACATCACAATCATGTCTATTCTTGTATTATTTCTTCCAAAATTCTTGTATTTTATCTCATGTGTATCATTCAAATTGAAACACCACTAGTACAAAGTTGGCCAGAACCAAAATATATCCAGCGTGCTAAAATTTTGAACTGAATCATATGCTGCCAAATCCTTTCTATATTTTGAGCAACTTTGTTGGGTAAGCTTAGGCACTCAGCGGAATGTTGCCTATAAAcctgaaatttcaaaaaaaaatgtgggaACGTGAACAGTTAATGTAGTCGAACTAGCAGCCATGTCCAGAACTGGGATATTCGTCCTTCATAGTGTTGAGTGAGCCATCAGCATTGGAACTTATAATCTTATCCATTGGACATTGTTTAGTCTAGTGATCCTTAGTCTATTGGCCTTTGTAATTATCCCAGATGACGACGTACGTCTAGATCTCAAATGATCCATTCCCCGAGGACCTTGTGGGTGGACCTCTCGTCTATCCGAAAAACCTAGAAGGCGGCAGTGGCCACACCGTGGCTGATCACGTGAAGGACATGAACCACTGAACATTATTGTCCTGTCGTGCAGCTTGTCCCCGCGAGGTACGTTATATTCCGTTCGGCCCCGTTTTCTTCTacttacttatttttagcacccgtcacatcgaatgtttagatactaattaggagtattaaacgtagactatttacaaaacccattatataagacgaatctaaacggcgagacgaatctattaagcctaattagtccatgatttgacaatgtgttgctacattaaatatttgttaatgatggattaattaggcttaattaggcttaatagattcgtctcgccgtttagattccacttatgtaatgggttttgtaaatagtctacgtttaatactcctaattagtatctaaacattcgatgtgacacgtgctaaaaataagacaggGGAAGAAAACGCCCCACACTGGACAGCCTGGTCTCATCGAATTACCTTTACATCCATCAGTTATAAGGATAAACTATAGGGGTGTTCGGATACATCCTCATAATTTTAGTATCTgacacatcggatgtttggatactaattaggagtattaaatacagtctaattacaaaactaattgcacagatggagtctaattcgcgagacgaatctattaagtctaattagtccatgatttgataatgtggtgctacagtaaccatttgctaatgatggattaattaggcttaatagattcgtctcgcgaattagtatagggattttgcagttaattttataattagctcatgtttagtcctcctaattaacgtccgaacatctgatgtgaccctcctaaagtttagcacctcgtatccaaacaccccctatatatGGTTATTCTGGTCGGAGAGCATCGTGGCCAATCACACAAACTCATTGagtaggggtgtttggatacgaggtgttaaactttaacagtgtcacgtcggatgttcggatgctaattatgagaactaaacatgagctaattataaaaccaattgcagaaccctgtgctaattcgcgagacgaatctattaagcctaattaatccatcattagcaaatggttactgtagcaccacattgtcaaatcatggactaattaggcttaataaattcgtctcgtgaattacactccatctgtgcaattagttttgtaattagcgtatgtttaatgctcctaattagcatccaaacatccgatgtgacgggtgttaaactttaacaccttattgccaaacaggccctaaggcTTCTAGAATGTTTGCTTGTTTGGTCACTCCAGTTGCCTCCTGTTCTATATATCAGGTTTCAAGAACACCAATAAGTAACGCATAGAGTATGTAGCTGATTACAACTTCTTCGAGTTTTTGATTGAACACTCTAGaatgttagaagaaaaaaactaaccatgtatgtttcaattgCCTCCAGTTTATGCAAATGATGGCTCAGCGTTCTCCTATACCATTTGATTGCGGCAGATTAATAAGATTTAGGAATGGCATGCACTGCGAAGGCTCAACTATGAGCCCAGGCGGCTCCGGTGCCAATCATGGCTTTTCCAAGAAGCCTGTGGTCAGTAGGTAGCAAGGACGGAATTAGACCAAGGCTGAAGCAAGGCCTAGCTTTGCTCACGATAAGATGGCAAATGTGTGGGGTCATGTCAACGGACTCTTGGTTTTCATGGACTGGCTGCGATCCTCATATGTAGATATCGAGCAAGCCGGACCACTCATCTCAGAGCATTTCCTCCTTGATAAGCTCATGCCAAAGCTGATAAAAATTGTAGACCTAGGATCCTCTTATCAGTCATTAGCAGAATAGCGTGCGCGCCCCTAGATAGCTATGTATGGTTATGGAAGCTTAATTAACGTATCAAATACACCTTGGCAAACTTACGCGTAGAAAGAAGAAATAACCATGTTATTGCAAAATAATGATGATATTTTTTGTGGACTATATATTTGATTATATTCAGgtggtgtttgggagggggctaaactttagccccacCATTTTTGCCAGATTTTAGccctctcctcccaaacaccagggctaaaatggagggactaaactttagccccccataatccattagcccctccaagggatgctaaaatggactaaagggggctAAAAGTATAGATTTCCATATGGGCCACCCGGCCCTAGCACGAAATGGCCCGGCACGAAATGGCCCGACGCCTGTTCTGTGCCGTCGTGCCGAACAGGCAGCCTAGGCCCGGCACGACGACCCTTTTTTAGTGCCGGGCCAGCACGGTGGCACGACAAGCACTAGCGTGCTAGTGCCGGACCAGGCACTAAAGGTCTTAATGACCACTCAAACTGATCAACACAACTTACACAAGTCATTCATCTATAAAAGAACAACATATTTTAACTTCAACAGAttaaaatcatattaaacttacttcacaacatcacaacatcacaacatcacagATCAACATCTCTCTACTTCAACTTCACAACATCACAGAGAGAGACAAGAGATTATAACTTATAAGTTTGAGCTGGTgcaatggctgcctcattaaaaacctatccaggtaaaactcacacctcgtgagaaaaaACCCTGGATAGGAAAAAAAGAGTACAACCCAGCTCAATCAAATTGTAGTTCTAAGACTTAAGTTATTACATGCCAGTGTTACACTTTTGAATTCTCAGCGGCATCTAGGTCCAAATTAGCAAAACTTTCCTcaagttcttcatcctctactaAGTTCTAAAgtcttgcttctgcagcctcccaaTCCTTGACGCAAGAAAGCATCTCGACCGTCTTCGGTTTCAATCGACGCCACCTCTCCTCGATGATCCTGCCAGTAGTGCTGAAAATAGATTTTGATGAAACAGTGGAAATAGGAACAGAAAGAACATCTCTAGCTAAGATGGACAGAACTGGATAAGTTCTTTTGTGCTCATGCCATCAAGATAAGATGTTGAAGTTATCATCAAAATGGGTGACAGTGTCATTGTCCAAGTAGGTAGAGAGTTCATTGCCAATACCCATACCAGTTGCAGTAGTGCTTGCTGCTGCAGCAAAGCACTTGCAAATGACCTTCTAGACAAAGCaagaggcaaagagggaggagggatgGAGAAAGAAGTACCAGGGAGATCATGAATTCCAAAAGCAGATACACTAGAATCTGAAACAGTGGAAAAAATATCATCCCAAGCACTAGTTTTCTTACCAGAagtggatggaggtggaggagtttgcaattttactgcaccaaacttgtcatcATACAGTTTAAATGCAGTAGACAGTTCAGCTCTAACATCAGTGAAGTAAGCAGAATAATCAGTACCAGTAAGACTAGATAACAACCTGAGcacattttgaaaacctttcaatttagctctagggtccaatatgaatgcaacataataaagcataggaatgtctctccagtacttaagatagtaatctttcataggaacaacaacatgcctaagcaattcatcattttcataatGTTTAAGATGCTTAGCAATCAAAATGAGCTGACGCAACATAAGTGGAGAggtaggataataaacaccagaTAGTGCAACAGTATAATTATAAAAGAGTTCAAAGAATGATAGCAAACTCTGTGCAATAGTCCAATGATCTTCTGTCAACAGTAAAGGATCTCTTTCACCCCTAGGATAGTTAGTCTCAATGAAAACATTAAATGTCTGTCTGTAAGGGAGCAAATGCTTGAGCATGAGATAAGTGGAGTTCCACCTGACTTCCATGTCCAAACAAAACTTTCTAGGACGAACATTCATAGCAAGACAAAATCTCTTAAATGCAGCAATGCGCTGATTAGAAGCATTGATGAAAGATATTGCAGATCtaaatgcatctagatatggcTCAATCAGATTAATGGCAGATTTAACCATGAGATTGATGATATGACAAGCATAACGCTGATGTAAGAACAATGATCCAACATAAGCAGCTAATTTAGGACTAAGTTTCTCCATAGCAGTAGAATTAGCAGAGGCATTATCCAAAGTAACGGAAAACACCTTTGAAATCAAACCATACTCCTCTAGCACACTAGTCACACGGTCAGAAATGTTCTAACCAGAGTGAGATTCATCAATAAGCCTTAAACCAATTAACCTCTTCTCTAATTGCCAATCAGTATtaacataatgagcaaccacactaaggtaatcttccttagcattaccagaccagATATCAGAAGTAATAGATACAGATGAAACAgcaacaaatgattcaataagcTTAGCACGGCAATCAGTAAAGTACTTGCACATATCTCTAGTGGTTGATTGCGTAGAGACAGCAGAAAacctaggattatgagcaagtTTAATATACTCTTCAAAAGCAGGAGATGCACCGAAACATAGAGGAAGatctagtctagcaatcaaacGACATAGTTGAGTACGAGCTACCTCAGCAGAGTAATCCCATTGACAGACAGAACCGTCAGGGTTGAAATGGATCAGAGACTGGGAATTACGAAccttagccctcctgtttgggcatttctcaacatgcTTGTTGAGATGGCCAGTGCCAATGGAAGATCTAGCAGCATATATAATGCCACAATGATTACACTTGGCAGAGACCCTTACCTTCTTCCCATTGATAACCTTGAAGATCTTTTCAAAGTCCTTCCAGCACTTAGAAGTGGTGGAATGGGACCTCTTGGTACCACTGCTCACCATGTCTGGATCAGCATCAAGTGCTTCTTGATCAGCAGGTGGTGCTTCAGCATCAGCTATGTCGATTGGATTGACAGCGCTGCGACCGAAGAGCTCGTCCCGCTCTACCTCCATGTCACtctcatcatcacctcgctggcccatcatccgaagctcgtcgttgatggtgtgctcctggAAATCATCGCCACCATCCATCACCGACGCTCTAGTCCCTCAACGGATCAACCTGCGAACACAAAACAAGAACGAATCAGTAGAAGAACACCAACAAATCAGTAGAAGAACACCAGCAGACAACAATGCAACGGCTTACCAACGAATTCGGAGCACTAGAGCGCACGAGATCAACGTACAACGGATCTAGAGCACCAGAGCTagggaggagcgagaggaggcaacagGACAATGGatagaggagtgggcgagagcgagaggtgggggaagaagaTAACAACGCAACGGCTTACCAACGAATCCGGATCACCAGAGCGCACGGCAAGGTGAACTAACAACGGATCCGAACACCGGAACcagggaggagcgagaggaggtGGGGGTTGGGGGAAGAAGATGACACACCAACGAATTAGTAGAAGAACACCAACAGACAACGATCGGGAGGCAAGGGGGGCCAGCGGCGCCGGTAGGCGGACGACGCCGGCTTTCggtcgccggagagggaggagacaAGAGGAGGCGGGGGTTGGGCGAAGAAGATGACACACCAACGAATCAATAGAATACCAACAGACAACGGTTGGGAGGCGAGGAGGGCTAGCGGCGCCGGTAGGCGGCCGACGCCGGCCTTCGATCGCCGGAGAGGGAAGAGACGAGAGGGGCAGAGGTGAgagagcggaggcggagaggaggagagctAGAGGCGGCGAGCCGGTGAGGCGTGCGAGAGAGCGgaggtgtcgttgtcaagatcagccgatcaggacttagactagtaaatttcttttatgcgcgtgagcctcagatggttgcacgggagacacggattagactggttcgggcaaaggaagccctacgtccagtatcgaggatgttcgtgttgcccgcgcggggattctgtagtagggggttacagatgggtgagagagggactggtcccaggtctcttcAGTTTTCGTGTTCTAGGAGGAGTGTCGATCTCCCGGTCTGCCCATCCCCTCCCCCGGCTctaggttcctccttttatatcgcaaaggggccggccggagttacaattgggaccgGGTAAAAGGCAaagagtaagatggtaaaaaaggcccggcgtggaggaggagggagagccaAGGCGCTTGATGTCTTGCCGACCCTGAACGCGTGCCGCCGTGCATGCCGGGATGGGTGGTCGCCAGACGCCAAGTGTCGCCGCTCCCTGCAGATAGCTACTTCGGTGTTCGTAGGTTCCAGGTTAGGTCATGATGAGGCGGTTTCGTCGTCACCCcgccgtccgttagggaggacggtggataccgCCGCCCTGGCGATAGCTTGTAGAGAGGGGGAGCTTCACGCCTGTACTGCCGTTCGCGCGGGG containing:
- the LOC117860054 gene encoding uncharacterized protein, which gives rise to MPSVGGVEEEEPRDSSEYKLRKQLLLLAALVVSVTYVAGLTPPGGVWQDDGPGVNAGGPVLRITHRRRFLSFYYCNSTALAASLVVIFLLLLKNPTRIQLAVLRLVMVLDLLGLMGAYLAGSCGDRPATVYATALVLALSAYVGVHILQGLSHSQPPPAPVESVGGGEEENLRRRAAASSSVLKPKERCKVLLLLATFTTALTYVAGLNPPGGFWDTLDGGRRGGYRPGDSLVEVHHRGHFRMFFYCNTTAFVASLFIIVLLLDKKLSARTARSFALHVFVLSALLGLLAAYDAGSCRDANCSVYVVSLFGAVLAFIFLTMVAIISLKGLCADPAPESNNNNRVHDDEATSPATSNAHGSVVNNAGEVSTANTIEKKAIKKVKSLVLLLANLAATVTYQAGLDPPGGFWPDDGEGHRAGDAILLSKDPARYKAFFYCNSAAFVVSLVVILMVQNVRLVKSHTLLVAMMLDMFALIGAYAAGSCRDLRTSVHVVALAGAVLAYVLVHVLFFTLRATDSDGTVPEKKHKRLLLVAILVATITYQVGLTPPGGFWIEENLRLGRHAGGAVLLDKYPRRFEVFFYCNTVSFMASIALILLLVNPNLSRLAIRCYALYACQVASLFGLMGAYAAGSARRLRTSIFALVLVVLVIAFFVANIIVFRLFKTRTSSASADAPAAAEEEEPTTARDAEETEYRDEVYAKRKYLMLLGILAASVTYQAGLAPPGGLWQDDGGGTQQREAGNPVLHDTDQRRYHVFFYSNSTSFVASVVVIALLLQQILRRHRPENHELLLLATNTAVVLDLLGLLAAYAAGSTREWGNVAVLPVLVLIFMAIHVAVWLFGERRRCSQGGGGGSASGRMEEQVVNGHDQSSHVENV